One window of the Misgurnus anguillicaudatus chromosome 8, ASM2758022v2, whole genome shotgun sequence genome contains the following:
- the ncoa5 gene encoding nuclear receptor coactivator 5 isoform X1: MSHRRSRSSTPPSYTTNSNDPRDLERRIFVGNLPTAHMAKKDMEDLFKPYGKIQALSLFRGYGFVQFERVEEAEAARDGQKGRIYRGYKLDVNMAAERRQTKPRSSPPRRPAGGYGEGREARPRSRSPMHGRDARDHRDGREIREHSREPRTGPSREHEEERYRGSESREKDPHFREEGYDRYYRGEYDYHRKKDEPYPERYREPWNGRRDPEEERMRPEERRRNELYRQYYEELQRRLDAERPVDCSVIVVNKLQKEYAETVGRKVRDLGMVVDLIFLNTEVSLTQALEDVSRARTPFAIIITQQHQVHRSCTVNILFGTPQEHRNMPMQDAMVLVAHNFDTFKVEHRAKERDEIAVKAAKMADDVLLREHDRERHPAALLTHITLLTEGRFMTPEELTRLIEYLREKRDRLVRGSTDPGTLPSAVTHDPIQPTQTLSAPSQPSYMHATHLPTASAPVSSTNSQQQQQELQAKILSIFNSGAGSASAPSVAPVSQPQGYTSSLGPQNTGIQSSLSTGGMPKISAVQPPSMMSARPALRPPGSRMPGPPRPTSGAGTGINFDNPSVQKALDTLIQSNPINHLVSMGGVGQSTRPAPQGMGAGMDQGPSQISHYSRHY, translated from the exons ATGTCGCACAGAAGAAGCAGAAGCAGTACGCCACCCTCGTACACCACCAACAGCAATGACCCTCGTGACCTGGAGCGACGGATTTTTGTTGGAAATTTGCCCACCGCACACATGGCGAAGAAGGACATGGAGGATCTGTTCAAACCATATGGCAAAATACAGG CTTTGTCCCTGTTTCGTGGGTATGGATTTGTGCAGTTTGAACGAGTGGAAGAAGCTGAGGCCGCTAGAGATGGACAAAAAGGTCGAATTTATAGAGGTTATAAACTAG atgtaaatatggcAGCTGAGAGACGACAGACTAAACCCAGATCGAGCCCTCCACGCAG ACCAGCTGGCGGTTACGGGGAAGGGCGAGAGGCCCGTCCACGCTCTCGATCCCCAATGCACGGGCGAGATGCTCGAGACCACCGTGATGGGCGGGAGATAAGAGAGCACAGCCGCGAACCTCGGACTGGTCCTTCCCGCGAACACGAAGAGGAGCGATACAGGGGCTCTGAGAGCAGAGAGAAAGACCCTCACTTTAg AGAAGAAGGTTATGATCGATATTACCGTGGAGAGTATGACTATCATCGGAAGAAAGACGAGCCGTACCCGGAACGCTACAGGGAGCCGTGGAACGGCAGAAGAGATCCTGAGG AAGAGAGGATGCGTCCAGAGGAGCGCCGGAGGAATGAGCTGTACCGCCAATATTACGAAGAACTGCAGAGGCGCCTCGACGCAGAACGACCAGTGGACTGTTCTGTCATAGTTGTCAACAAGCTGCAAAA GGAATATGCCGAGACTGTGGGCAGGAAGGTCCGTGATCTGGGTATGGTGGTAGATCTCATCTTCCTCAATACCGAAGTGTCCCTGACTCAGGCGCTGGAGGATGTGAGTCGGGCCCGTACGCCATTCGCCATCATTATAACCCAGCAGCATCAAGTACATCGTTCCTGTACGGTCAATATCCTGTTCGGGACCCCACAAG AGCATAGGAACATGCCAATGCAGGATGCCATGGTGCTGGTGGCTCACAACTTTGACACCTTTAAAGTTGAGCACCGCGCCAAAGAGAGAGACGAGATCGCCGTAAAGGCTGCAAAGATGGCGGACGATGTGTTGTTGAGGGAACATGACAGGGAGAGGCATCCAGCGGCTCTCCTGACTCACATCACCTTGTTAACTGAGGGCAG GTTTATGACTCCAGAAGAGTTAACCAGGCTGATTGAATATCTGAGAGAGAAAAGAGATCGTCTTGTCAGAGGCTCAACAGACCCGG GAACACTCCCCTCGGCTGTCACTCACGATCCCATCCAGCCGACTCAGACTCTAAGTGCTCCTTCTCAGCCTTCATACATGCACGCTACCCACCTGCCTACTGCATCTGCCCCAGTCTCCTCCACCAAcagccagcagcagcagcaggaGCTCCAGGCCAAAATCCTCAGCATCTTCAACAGCGGCGCAGGCTCTGCTTCAGCTCCCAGCGTGGCCCCGGTGTCCCAACCGCAGGGATACACGTCCTCCCTCGGCCCTCAGAACACAGGGATCCAATCGTCTCTGTCTACGGGAGGCATGCCTAAAATCTCCGCAGTACAGCCACCGAGCATGATGAGCGCTCGCCCCGCCCTGAGACCTCCAGGCAGCCGTATGCCGGGTCCACCGAGGCCGACATCCGGCGCGGGCACCGGGATTAACTTCGATAACCCCAGTGTTCAGAAAGCCCTGGATACGCTAATCCAGAGCAACCCTATTAACCACTTGGTGAGCATGGGAGGAGTGGGTCAGTCGACCAGACCAGCCCCTCAGGGCATGGGCGCGGGGATGGATCAGGGCCCGTCACAAATTTCTCACTATTCACGTCATTACTGA
- the ncoa5 gene encoding nuclear receptor coactivator 5 isoform X2 — MSHRRSRSSTPPSYTTNSNDPRDLERRIFVGNLPTAHMAKKDMEDLFKPYGKIQDVNMAAERRQTKPRSSPPRRPAGGYGEGREARPRSRSPMHGRDARDHRDGREIREHSREPRTGPSREHEEERYRGSESREKDPHFREEGYDRYYRGEYDYHRKKDEPYPERYREPWNGRRDPEEERMRPEERRRNELYRQYYEELQRRLDAERPVDCSVIVVNKLQKEYAETVGRKVRDLGMVVDLIFLNTEVSLTQALEDVSRARTPFAIIITQQHQVHRSCTVNILFGTPQEHRNMPMQDAMVLVAHNFDTFKVEHRAKERDEIAVKAAKMADDVLLREHDRERHPAALLTHITLLTEGRFMTPEELTRLIEYLREKRDRLVRGSTDPGTLPSAVTHDPIQPTQTLSAPSQPSYMHATHLPTASAPVSSTNSQQQQQELQAKILSIFNSGAGSASAPSVAPVSQPQGYTSSLGPQNTGIQSSLSTGGMPKISAVQPPSMMSARPALRPPGSRMPGPPRPTSGAGTGINFDNPSVQKALDTLIQSNPINHLVSMGGVGQSTRPAPQGMGAGMDQGPSQISHYSRHY; from the exons ATGTCGCACAGAAGAAGCAGAAGCAGTACGCCACCCTCGTACACCACCAACAGCAATGACCCTCGTGACCTGGAGCGACGGATTTTTGTTGGAAATTTGCCCACCGCACACATGGCGAAGAAGGACATGGAGGATCTGTTCAAACCATATGGCAAAATACAGG atgtaaatatggcAGCTGAGAGACGACAGACTAAACCCAGATCGAGCCCTCCACGCAG ACCAGCTGGCGGTTACGGGGAAGGGCGAGAGGCCCGTCCACGCTCTCGATCCCCAATGCACGGGCGAGATGCTCGAGACCACCGTGATGGGCGGGAGATAAGAGAGCACAGCCGCGAACCTCGGACTGGTCCTTCCCGCGAACACGAAGAGGAGCGATACAGGGGCTCTGAGAGCAGAGAGAAAGACCCTCACTTTAg AGAAGAAGGTTATGATCGATATTACCGTGGAGAGTATGACTATCATCGGAAGAAAGACGAGCCGTACCCGGAACGCTACAGGGAGCCGTGGAACGGCAGAAGAGATCCTGAGG AAGAGAGGATGCGTCCAGAGGAGCGCCGGAGGAATGAGCTGTACCGCCAATATTACGAAGAACTGCAGAGGCGCCTCGACGCAGAACGACCAGTGGACTGTTCTGTCATAGTTGTCAACAAGCTGCAAAA GGAATATGCCGAGACTGTGGGCAGGAAGGTCCGTGATCTGGGTATGGTGGTAGATCTCATCTTCCTCAATACCGAAGTGTCCCTGACTCAGGCGCTGGAGGATGTGAGTCGGGCCCGTACGCCATTCGCCATCATTATAACCCAGCAGCATCAAGTACATCGTTCCTGTACGGTCAATATCCTGTTCGGGACCCCACAAG AGCATAGGAACATGCCAATGCAGGATGCCATGGTGCTGGTGGCTCACAACTTTGACACCTTTAAAGTTGAGCACCGCGCCAAAGAGAGAGACGAGATCGCCGTAAAGGCTGCAAAGATGGCGGACGATGTGTTGTTGAGGGAACATGACAGGGAGAGGCATCCAGCGGCTCTCCTGACTCACATCACCTTGTTAACTGAGGGCAG GTTTATGACTCCAGAAGAGTTAACCAGGCTGATTGAATATCTGAGAGAGAAAAGAGATCGTCTTGTCAGAGGCTCAACAGACCCGG GAACACTCCCCTCGGCTGTCACTCACGATCCCATCCAGCCGACTCAGACTCTAAGTGCTCCTTCTCAGCCTTCATACATGCACGCTACCCACCTGCCTACTGCATCTGCCCCAGTCTCCTCCACCAAcagccagcagcagcagcaggaGCTCCAGGCCAAAATCCTCAGCATCTTCAACAGCGGCGCAGGCTCTGCTTCAGCTCCCAGCGTGGCCCCGGTGTCCCAACCGCAGGGATACACGTCCTCCCTCGGCCCTCAGAACACAGGGATCCAATCGTCTCTGTCTACGGGAGGCATGCCTAAAATCTCCGCAGTACAGCCACCGAGCATGATGAGCGCTCGCCCCGCCCTGAGACCTCCAGGCAGCCGTATGCCGGGTCCACCGAGGCCGACATCCGGCGCGGGCACCGGGATTAACTTCGATAACCCCAGTGTTCAGAAAGCCCTGGATACGCTAATCCAGAGCAACCCTATTAACCACTTGGTGAGCATGGGAGGAGTGGGTCAGTCGACCAGACCAGCCCCTCAGGGCATGGGCGCGGGGATGGATCAGGGCCCGTCACAAATTTCTCACTATTCACGTCATTACTGA
- the ctsa gene encoding lysosomal protective protein — protein MMHLVTLCLLLGVLEVFGAPDADEIKYLPGLQKQPSFKHYSGYLHVADNKHLHYWFVESQKDPAKSPVVLWLNGGPGCSSLDGLLTEHGPYLIQDDGATLEYNPYSWNKIANMLYLESPAGVGFSYSDDKKYTTNDTEVAMNNYLAVKTFFKLFPEYSKNEFFLTGESYGGIYIPTLAEIVMEDSSINLKGIAVGNGLSSYELNDNSLVYFANYHGLLGASLWNSLQTFCCKDGVCNFYDNENVNCTKSLQTVQTIVYASGLNMYNLYAPCAGGVPQRVSIDNGQFVIRDMGHYFINYEFSKAWNEKYRGVAALFKSTRLDPPCTNSTASTLYLNNPLVKSALHISPDALNWVICSAEVNLNYNRLFMDVKKQYLKLLGALKYRVLVYNGDVDMACNFLGDEWFVESLQQEVQVQRRTWIYFNGETQQVGGFVKEFSNLAFLTVKGSGHMVPTDKPIAAFAMFSRFITKQPY, from the exons atg ATGCATCTTGTGACTCTGTGTTTGCTGCTGGGAGTGTTGGAGGTGTTTGGAGCTCCAGATGCAGATGAAATCAAATATCTGCCTGGACTTCAGAAACAGCCCAGCTTCAAACATTATTCTGGATACTTGCATGTGGCAGACAATAAACATCTTCACTACTG GTTTGTGGAGTCCCAGAAAGATCCAGCGAAAAGTCCGGTGGTTTTGTGGCTTAATGGAGGACCAGGATGCAGTTCATTGGACGGTCTGCTCACCGAACATGGGCCTTATCTG ATCCAAGATGATGGTGCCACTCTAGAATATAATCCTTATTCTTGGAACAAG ATTGCAAATATGCTGTACCTGGAGTCACCAGCGGGTGTCGGGTTTTCCTACTCTGATGATAAAAAATATACCACCAATGATACAGAG GTGGCCATGAACAACTACCTGGCTGTCAAAACTTTCTTCAAGTTGTTTCCCGAGTACAGTAAGAATGAGTTTTTCCTGACTGGTGAGAGTTATGGGGGTATTTACATCCCCACGCTGGCTGAGATCGTCATGGAGGACAGTAGCATTAATTTAAAG GGAATTGCTGTTGGAAATGGCTTGTCTAGCTATGAGCTTAATGATAACTCCTTGGTCTATTTTGCAAACTATCATGGCCTCCTCGGAGCAAG TTTGTGGAATTCCCTTCAGACATTTTGCTGCAAAGATGGAGTTTGCAACTTCTATGATAATGAAAATGTAAACTGCACCAAAAGC CTCCAAACCGTTCAAACAATTGTCTACGCGTCCGGACTTAACATGTATAATCTGTATGCACCCTGTGCAGGAGGCGTTCCCCAAAGAGTAAG CATTGACAATGGACAGTTTGTAATTCGAGACATGGGCCACTACTTCATCAACTATGAGTTTTCAAAAGCATGGAACGAG AAATACAGAGGCGTGGCCGCCCTGTTCAAATCGACGAGGCTGGATCCTCCCTGCACAAACTCCACCGCTTCCACCCTTTACCTCAACAACCCGCTGGTTAAATCTGCCCTCCACATCTCACCTGATGCTCTGAACTGGGTCATCTGCAG TGCTGAGGTCAATCTGAATTACAATCGTCTGTTCATGGATGTGAAGAAGCAGTACCTGAAGCTTTTAGGAGCTCTG AAATACCGTGTTTTGGTGTACAATGGAGATGTTGACATGGCCTGCAATTTTCTTGGAGATGAATGGTTTGTGGAATCACTGCAGCAGGAG GTTCAGGTTCAGCGTAGGACTTGGATTTATTTCAATGGAGAAACTCAGCAGGTTGGCGGGTTTGTCAAGGAATTC
- the ncoa5 gene encoding nuclear receptor coactivator 5 isoform X3, which produces MAAERRQTKPRSSPPRRPAGGYGEGREARPRSRSPMHGRDARDHRDGREIREHSREPRTGPSREHEEERYRGSESREKDPHFREEGYDRYYRGEYDYHRKKDEPYPERYREPWNGRRDPEEERMRPEERRRNELYRQYYEELQRRLDAERPVDCSVIVVNKLQKEYAETVGRKVRDLGMVVDLIFLNTEVSLTQALEDVSRARTPFAIIITQQHQVHRSCTVNILFGTPQEHRNMPMQDAMVLVAHNFDTFKVEHRAKERDEIAVKAAKMADDVLLREHDRERHPAALLTHITLLTEGRFMTPEELTRLIEYLREKRDRLVRGSTDPGTLPSAVTHDPIQPTQTLSAPSQPSYMHATHLPTASAPVSSTNSQQQQQELQAKILSIFNSGAGSASAPSVAPVSQPQGYTSSLGPQNTGIQSSLSTGGMPKISAVQPPSMMSARPALRPPGSRMPGPPRPTSGAGTGINFDNPSVQKALDTLIQSNPINHLVSMGGVGQSTRPAPQGMGAGMDQGPSQISHYSRHY; this is translated from the exons atggcAGCTGAGAGACGACAGACTAAACCCAGATCGAGCCCTCCACGCAG ACCAGCTGGCGGTTACGGGGAAGGGCGAGAGGCCCGTCCACGCTCTCGATCCCCAATGCACGGGCGAGATGCTCGAGACCACCGTGATGGGCGGGAGATAAGAGAGCACAGCCGCGAACCTCGGACTGGTCCTTCCCGCGAACACGAAGAGGAGCGATACAGGGGCTCTGAGAGCAGAGAGAAAGACCCTCACTTTAg AGAAGAAGGTTATGATCGATATTACCGTGGAGAGTATGACTATCATCGGAAGAAAGACGAGCCGTACCCGGAACGCTACAGGGAGCCGTGGAACGGCAGAAGAGATCCTGAGG AAGAGAGGATGCGTCCAGAGGAGCGCCGGAGGAATGAGCTGTACCGCCAATATTACGAAGAACTGCAGAGGCGCCTCGACGCAGAACGACCAGTGGACTGTTCTGTCATAGTTGTCAACAAGCTGCAAAA GGAATATGCCGAGACTGTGGGCAGGAAGGTCCGTGATCTGGGTATGGTGGTAGATCTCATCTTCCTCAATACCGAAGTGTCCCTGACTCAGGCGCTGGAGGATGTGAGTCGGGCCCGTACGCCATTCGCCATCATTATAACCCAGCAGCATCAAGTACATCGTTCCTGTACGGTCAATATCCTGTTCGGGACCCCACAAG AGCATAGGAACATGCCAATGCAGGATGCCATGGTGCTGGTGGCTCACAACTTTGACACCTTTAAAGTTGAGCACCGCGCCAAAGAGAGAGACGAGATCGCCGTAAAGGCTGCAAAGATGGCGGACGATGTGTTGTTGAGGGAACATGACAGGGAGAGGCATCCAGCGGCTCTCCTGACTCACATCACCTTGTTAACTGAGGGCAG GTTTATGACTCCAGAAGAGTTAACCAGGCTGATTGAATATCTGAGAGAGAAAAGAGATCGTCTTGTCAGAGGCTCAACAGACCCGG GAACACTCCCCTCGGCTGTCACTCACGATCCCATCCAGCCGACTCAGACTCTAAGTGCTCCTTCTCAGCCTTCATACATGCACGCTACCCACCTGCCTACTGCATCTGCCCCAGTCTCCTCCACCAAcagccagcagcagcagcaggaGCTCCAGGCCAAAATCCTCAGCATCTTCAACAGCGGCGCAGGCTCTGCTTCAGCTCCCAGCGTGGCCCCGGTGTCCCAACCGCAGGGATACACGTCCTCCCTCGGCCCTCAGAACACAGGGATCCAATCGTCTCTGTCTACGGGAGGCATGCCTAAAATCTCCGCAGTACAGCCACCGAGCATGATGAGCGCTCGCCCCGCCCTGAGACCTCCAGGCAGCCGTATGCCGGGTCCACCGAGGCCGACATCCGGCGCGGGCACCGGGATTAACTTCGATAACCCCAGTGTTCAGAAAGCCCTGGATACGCTAATCCAGAGCAACCCTATTAACCACTTGGTGAGCATGGGAGGAGTGGGTCAGTCGACCAGACCAGCCCCTCAGGGCATGGGCGCGGGGATGGATCAGGGCCCGTCACAAATTTCTCACTATTCACGTCATTACTGA